From Anopheles darlingi chromosome 2, idAnoDarlMG_H_01, whole genome shotgun sequence, the proteins below share one genomic window:
- the LOC125951132 gene encoding tubulin--tyrosine ligase-like protein 12, translated as MDYEAFVNAHKPQLQSSGVPEHFWPELYRKLTGQVFDAGLAFSLLAVDYGDEVRSAEDPVWLLQVSKEGGIKADDPTEIYLIDHAWTFRTDNARQLLNAHPELVSRLAVMMGLEQDDTVPPAAYIPRILQDMWRWCNTYSVSADGLSVENRMPIWYVMDEVGSAVLHGDSPNSRIVPFMHIEEGITYSLLFPIEDIDEGDTLYRDFVEGVPSDAKERDALLLPWRYCSFVKEDFSQSEASKEYFLAGHVEESLPGEDIPPPLIDANRPLKVYSQYEMVNKYLTDPSYELVDEPAEADILWMTTHFKEFRELSESRPNTFVNQFPFENVMTIKDLLSIVCRRAAADGAGEQEVDTDPLVNPRPRWLPVTYNLKTELVAFASYFQNRAQRGLDNHWIVKPWNLARTLDTHITDNLAQIMRLQQTGPKIAQKYIEHPVLFERTELEAAVKFDVRYVLLVKSVDDLCAYVYTNYFLRFANKPFQLDDFDDYEKHFTVMNYGEFTLRHMKCDEFRRCWATQYPRHDWDAIETDICTMLKEMLQGATKLQPPCGIGASQQSRGLYAVDLMLEWTGEAYTRIQPKLLEVNFTPDCKRACEYYPDFYNDVFNLLFLDQENLDVFRRIC; from the coding sequence ATGGATTACGAAGCATTTGTAAACGCCCATAAGCCGCAGCTTCAGTCATCTGGTGTGCCGGAACATTTTTGGCCCGAACTCTACCGCAAACTTACGGGTCAGGTCTTTGATGCTGGTCTCGCCTTTTCGCTGCTCGCCGTGGATTACGGAGATGAGGTACGCTCGGCAGAAGATCCCGTTTGGCTGTTGCAGGTCTCCAAGGAAGGCGGAATTAAGGCCGACGATCCTACCGAGATCTATCTGATCGATCATGCGTGGACCTTCCGAACCGATAACGCGAGACAGCTGCTGAACGCCCATCCCGAGCTCGTTAGCCggctggcggtgatgatgggttTAGAGCAGGATGATACGGTACCGCCGGCGGCATACATTCCGCGCATACTGCAGGATATGTGGCGCTGGTGCAATACCTACTCGGTTAGCGCCGATGGACTGTCGGTCGAGAATCGAATGCCGATCTGGTACGTGATGGATGAGGTGGGCAGCGCAGTACTGCACGGCGATTCACCCAACAGTCGCATCGTTCCGTTCATGCACATCGAAGAAGGCATCACCTACAGCTTGCTCTTCCCGATCGAGGACATCGACGAGGGTGACACGCTATACCGGGACTTTGTTGAAGGTGTGCCAAGTGATGCGAAGGAACGCGACGCACTATTGTTACCGTGGCGTTACTGTTCGTTCGTGAAGGAAGACTTTAGTCAGAGTGAAGCATCGAAAGAGTACTTTTTGGCTGGCCACGTCGAGGAATCGTTGCCAGGCGAGGATATTCCGCCACCACTAATTGACGCTAATCGACCGTTGAAGGTGTACTCGCAGTACGAGATGGTGAACAAGTATCTGACCGATCCTTCGTACGAGTTGGTCGACGAACCGGCGGAAGCAGACATTCTCTGGATGACGACGCACTTCAAGGAGTTCCGAGAGCTGAGCGAAAGCCGCCCGAACACGTTCGTTAATCAGTTCCCCTTCGAGAACGTGATGACGATCAAGGATTTGCTGAGCATCGTCTGTCGCCGAGCGGCCGCGGATGGAGCCGGTGAACAAGAGGTGGATACGGATCCCTTGGTAAACCCTCGGCCCCGTTGGCTACCAGTGACGTATAACCTGAAGACGGAACTGGTAGCATTCGCCAGCTACTTTCAGAATCGAGCTCAGCGTGGTCTCGACAACCACTGGATCGTTAAACCCTGGAATTTGGCCCGTACGCTCGATACGCACATCACCGACAACCTGGCGCAGATCATGCGCCTTCAGCAAACCGGTCCAAAGATCGCCCAAAAGTACATCGAACATCCGGTGCTGTTCGAACGTACGGAGCTGGAGGCAGCAGTCAAGTTCGACGTGCGgtatgtgctgctggtgaagagCGTCGACGAcctgtgtgcgtacgtgtacACCAACTATTTCCTTCGGTTCGCCAATAAGCCGTTCCAGCTAGATGACTTCGATGATTACGAGAAGCACTTTACTGTGATGAACTATGGCGAGTTTACTCTGCGGCACATGAAATGTGACGAGTTTCGGCGTTGCTGGGCAACGCAGTACCCGCGGCATGATTGGGATGCTATCGAGACCGATATCTGCACAATGCTAAAGGAGATGCTGCAGGGTGCGACCAAGCTTCAGCCACCGTGCGGTATCGGGGCTAGTCAACAATCGCGCGGTCTGTACGCAGTCGATCTAATGCTCGAGTGGACCGGCGAGGCGTACACGCGCATCCAGCCTAAGCTGCTAGAAGTCAACTTTACGCCCGACTGCAAGCGAGCCTGCGAGTACTATCCGGACTTTTACAACGACGTGTTCAATCTGCTTTTCCTCGATCAGGAAAATCTAGACGTTTTTCGGCGCATTTGTTAA
- the LOC125951161 gene encoding zinc finger protein 26-like has translation MDVVRNNVGSGASATAAAGNGTKMIDFKTICRICGKSDETLTSVHSRYQNDLRGKIAKYLSVDIAENDRLPTKICFCCKDIITKWHDLFEQCRVMEERFVAILETCEKRQSESSVRETETNNEKGNASVPEASEPDLIERQPEPKKCKRSPVTRSKPVECSFCKADSSTTRCQRFPSQSDLVDHMKDAHWDQIFHCEQCDNYLDRTKLIEHMTMHALSLIQPAGGSGVNEADEANCSDAAGSENSAEEDEPDGELEEAEGSQLTTELKSGEGSTNKENDDKEDPAATVTELKNMDSRKLYCYTCEKTLANRSAYSYHVNQVHLNIKNFDCSFCEKKFGNRRLLNNHISNVHSRERNFSCNVCAKRFKTNVALYNHSRVHDDKLQFSCRFCDKKFRFRNHLVSHELIHLDERSFSCGQCSKKFNTNECLQKHKLTHVTTEPYQCPLCGFSTKQKRYLVMHAKRIHMVR, from the exons ATGGATGTTGTGCGAAACAACGTCGGCAGTGGTGCGAGTGCCACGGCAGCTGCTGGAAACGGTACCAAAATGATCGATTTCAAGACGATCTGCCGTATTTGTGGCAAATCGGACGAAACGCTCACCTCCGTGCACTCCCGGTATCAGAACGATCTGAGGGGTAAGATTGCCAAGTATCTCAGTGTCGACATCGCGGAGAATGATCGGCTGCCGACGAagatctgcttctgctgcaaagATATCATCACCAAGTGGCACGACCTGTTTGAGCAGTGCCGTGTGATGGAGGAACGATTCGTGGCCATCCTGGAGACCTGCGAGAAACGACAAAGTGAATCGAGCGTTcgcgaaacggaaacgaacaaCGAGAAAGGCAACGCATCTGTGCCAGAGGCATCAGAACCTGATTTAATAGAAAGACAACCAGAGCCAAAGAAATG CAAAAGATCACCTGTAACGCGATCAAAACCAGTGGAATGTTCGTTCTGCAAAGCGGATTCGTCTACGACCCGGTGCCAACGATTCCCTTCACAATCGGATCTGGTCGATCACATGAAGGACGCACATTGGGATCAAATATTTCACTGCGAACAGTGCGACAACTACCTAGATCGTACGAAACTGATCGAGCACATGACGATGCATGCCCTTAGCTTGATACAACCAGCGGGGGGCTCTGGAGTGAACGAGGCGGATGAGGCTAACTGTAGCGACGCAGCAGGGTCGGAGAATTCCGCAGAAGAAGACGAACCTGATGGTGAGCTGGAGGAAGCCGAAGGCAGCCAGCTAACGACCGAGCTAAAGTCGGGCGAGGGAAGCACAAACAAGGAGAATGATGACAAGGAGGACCCTGCCGCAACGGTGACTGAGCTGAAGAATATGGATTCGCGGAAATTGTACTGTTACACCTGCGAGAAAACGCTTGCTAACCGCAGCGCCTACTCGTACCACGTGAATCAGGTGCACTTGAACATCAAAAACTTTGATTGTAGCTTCTGTGAGAAAAAGTTCGGCAATCGACGGCTGCTGAACAATCACATTTCAAATGTCCACTCGCGGGAGCGCAACTTTAGCTGTAACGTGTGTGCCAAGCGGTTCAAAACGAACGTCGCACTGTACAACCACTCACGGGTGCACGATGATAAGCTGCAGTTCAGTTGTCGGTTTTGCGATAAAAAGTTTCGCTTCCGCAACCATCTAGTAAGCCACGAGCTGATCCACCTCGATGAGCGTAGCTTTTCGTGCGGTCAGTGTAGCAAAAAGTTCAACACGAACGAGTGTCTGCAGAAGCACAAGTTGACGCACGTGACGACCGAACCGTACCAGTGTCCGCTGTGCGGTTTTAGCACCAAGCAGAAGCGCTACCTAGTGATGCACGCTAAGCGCATCCACATGGTACGATAA
- the LOC125951224 gene encoding AP-1 complex subunit sigma-2 isoform X1, producing the protein MLQFMLLFSRQGKLRLQKWYVAHSDKVKKKITRELITTILSRKPKMCSFLEWKDCTIVYKRYASLYFCCAIEQNDNELLTLEVIHRYVELLDKYFGSVCELDIIFNFEKAYFILDELLVGGEIQETSKKNVLKAIAAQDVLQEDETPQGFFEDHGLG; encoded by the exons ATG CTGCAATTTATGTTACTGTTTAGCCGTCAAGGCAAGCTGCGCCTTCAAAAGTGGTACGTCGCACACTCGGACAAGGTAAAGAAGAAGATCACCCGGGAACTGATCACGACGATTTTGTCCCGAAAGCCCAAGATGTGCTCCTTCCTGGAGTGGAAAGATTGTACGATCGTCTATAAAAG GTACGCCAGCTTGTACTTTTGCTGCGCGATCGAACAGAACGATAACGAACTGCTAACACTCGAGGTGATCCACCGGTATGTGGAGCTGCTGGACAAGTACTTCGGTAGT GTTTGTGAGTTGGATATCATTTTCAACTTCGAGAAGGCGTACTTTATACTGGACGAGCTGCTAGTGGGAGGAGAAATACAGGAAACGTCGAAAAAGAACGTCCTCAAGGCGATAGCTGCCCAAGATGTGCTTCAAGAG GATGAAACACCACAAGGATTCTTCGAAGACCATGGGCTTGGATAG
- the LOC125951224 gene encoding AP-1 complex subunit sigma-2 isoform X2 produces the protein MLQFMLLFSRQGKLRLQKWYVAHSDKVKKKITRELITTILSRKPKMCSFLEWKDCTIVYKRYASLYFCCAIEQNDNELLTLEVIHRYVELLDKYFGSVCELDIIFNFEKAYFILDELLVGGEIQETSKKNVLKAIAAQDVLQEDEAADGALRDIGLL, from the exons ATG CTGCAATTTATGTTACTGTTTAGCCGTCAAGGCAAGCTGCGCCTTCAAAAGTGGTACGTCGCACACTCGGACAAGGTAAAGAAGAAGATCACCCGGGAACTGATCACGACGATTTTGTCCCGAAAGCCCAAGATGTGCTCCTTCCTGGAGTGGAAAGATTGTACGATCGTCTATAAAAG GTACGCCAGCTTGTACTTTTGCTGCGCGATCGAACAGAACGATAACGAACTGCTAACACTCGAGGTGATCCACCGGTATGTGGAGCTGCTGGACAAGTACTTCGGTAGT GTTTGTGAGTTGGATATCATTTTCAACTTCGAGAAGGCGTACTTTATACTGGACGAGCTGCTAGTGGGAGGAGAAATACAGGAAACGTCGAAAAAGAACGTCCTCAAGGCGATAGCTGCCCAAGATGTGCTTCAAGAG GACGAAGCGGCGGATGGAGCCTTAAGAGATATTGGACTGCTCTGA
- the LOC125951224 gene encoding AP-1 complex subunit sigma-2 isoform X4: MLQFMLLFSRQGKLRLQKWYVAHSDKVKKKITRELITTILSRKPKMCSFLEWKDCTIVYKRYASLYFCCAIEQNDNELLTLEVIHRYVELLDKYFGSVCELDIIFNFEKAYFILDELLVGGEIQETSKKNVLKAIAAQDVLQEQKELEC; the protein is encoded by the exons ATG CTGCAATTTATGTTACTGTTTAGCCGTCAAGGCAAGCTGCGCCTTCAAAAGTGGTACGTCGCACACTCGGACAAGGTAAAGAAGAAGATCACCCGGGAACTGATCACGACGATTTTGTCCCGAAAGCCCAAGATGTGCTCCTTCCTGGAGTGGAAAGATTGTACGATCGTCTATAAAAG GTACGCCAGCTTGTACTTTTGCTGCGCGATCGAACAGAACGATAACGAACTGCTAACACTCGAGGTGATCCACCGGTATGTGGAGCTGCTGGACAAGTACTTCGGTAGT GTTTGTGAGTTGGATATCATTTTCAACTTCGAGAAGGCGTACTTTATACTGGACGAGCTGCTAGTGGGAGGAGAAATACAGGAAACGTCGAAAAAGAACGTCCTCAAGGCGATAGCTGCCCAAGATGTGCTTCAAGAG CAAAAGGAACTGGAATGCTAA
- the LOC125951224 gene encoding AP-1 complex subunit sigma-2 isoform X3 — protein MLQFMLLFSRQGKLRLQKWYVAHSDKVKKKITRELITTILSRKPKMCSFLEWKDCTIVYKRYASLYFCCAIEQNDNELLTLEVIHRYVELLDKYFGSVCELDIIFNFEKAYFILDELLVGGEIQETSKKNVLKAIAAQDVLQEDLNENLN, from the exons ATG CTGCAATTTATGTTACTGTTTAGCCGTCAAGGCAAGCTGCGCCTTCAAAAGTGGTACGTCGCACACTCGGACAAGGTAAAGAAGAAGATCACCCGGGAACTGATCACGACGATTTTGTCCCGAAAGCCCAAGATGTGCTCCTTCCTGGAGTGGAAAGATTGTACGATCGTCTATAAAAG GTACGCCAGCTTGTACTTTTGCTGCGCGATCGAACAGAACGATAACGAACTGCTAACACTCGAGGTGATCCACCGGTATGTGGAGCTGCTGGACAAGTACTTCGGTAGT GTTTGTGAGTTGGATATCATTTTCAACTTCGAGAAGGCGTACTTTATACTGGACGAGCTGCTAGTGGGAGGAGAAATACAGGAAACGTCGAAAAAGAACGTCCTCAAGGCGATAGCTGCCCAAGATGTGCTTCAAGAG GATTTGAACGAAAATCTTAACTGA